Proteins co-encoded in one Streptococcus ruminicola genomic window:
- a CDS encoding putative quinol monooxygenase translates to MAITVNLYYKGANGSARRFVEEMEKSGIADAIRAEKGNLRYDYFFPAKETETVLLIDSWENQEALDIHHASPMMTTLAKLRDKYDLHMTVERYISDNSDVDDSAFIRH, encoded by the coding sequence ATGGCAATTACAGTTAATTTGTATTATAAAGGTGCAAACGGCAGTGCTAGACGATTTGTAGAAGAAATGGAAAAATCTGGTATAGCAGATGCTATTCGTGCTGAAAAAGGTAATTTACGCTATGACTATTTCTTTCCGGCTAAAGAAACTGAGACAGTTTTATTGATTGATAGTTGGGAAAATCAAGAAGCCCTTGATATTCACCATGCTTCACCAATGATGACTACTTTAGCGAAATTGCGCGATAAATATGATTTGCATATGACAGTTGAACGTTATATTTCAGATAATAGTGACGTTGATGACAGTGCTTTTATTCGCCATTAA
- the truB gene encoding tRNA pseudouridine(55) synthase TruB: MINGIINLKKEAGMTSHDAVFKLRKILHEKKIGHGGTLDPDVVGVLPIAVGKATRVIEYMTEAGKVYRGQICLGFSTTTEDASGEVVEKTPVSTELTEDAIDQAMASFVGEITQIPPMYSAVKVNGKRLYEYARAGQTVERPERHVTIYDFKRTSPLEFKDDCCYFDFEVACSKGTYIRTLSVDLGKSLGFASHMSYLERQASAGLQLEDALTLSEITEKVAQDDFSFLLPIEYGVMDLPRVDLTEDQVTEISFGRKIALDRTEEQLAAFYQDKVVAILIPRDDLYKPNKVFI; this comes from the coding sequence ATGATTAACGGAATTATTAATTTGAAAAAAGAGGCTGGAATGACTAGCCATGATGCAGTCTTTAAGCTTCGTAAAATTTTACATGAAAAGAAAATTGGTCACGGTGGAACGCTCGATCCTGACGTTGTTGGTGTCTTGCCAATTGCTGTCGGAAAAGCAACACGTGTGATTGAATATATGACAGAAGCTGGAAAAGTATATCGTGGGCAGATTTGCCTAGGATTTTCAACAACAACTGAAGATGCCAGTGGTGAAGTTGTTGAGAAGACTCCAGTTTCAACAGAGCTAACAGAAGATGCCATTGACCAAGCTATGGCGAGTTTTGTTGGTGAAATTACTCAGATTCCACCAATGTACTCAGCTGTTAAGGTCAATGGAAAACGTTTATATGAGTATGCTCGTGCTGGACAAACAGTTGAGCGACCTGAACGCCATGTGACAATCTATGATTTCAAACGCACTAGCCCGTTAGAATTCAAAGATGATTGTTGTTATTTTGACTTTGAAGTTGCTTGTAGTAAAGGAACTTACATTAGAACCTTGTCAGTCGATTTAGGAAAATCACTTGGTTTTGCCAGTCATATGTCTTATTTGGAGCGCCAAGCTTCAGCTGGTCTTCAATTGGAAGATGCATTGACTTTGTCTGAAATCACTGAAAAAGTTGCGCAAGATGATTTTTCATTTCTTTTGCCAATTGAGTATGGCGTTATGGATTTGCCACGTGTAGATTTGACAGAAGATCAAGTTACAGAGATTTCATTTGGGCGTAAAATTGCTTTAGATAGAACTGAAGAACAATTAGCTGCTTTCTATCAAGATAAAGTTGTTGCTATTCTAATTCCACGTGATGACCTATACAAACCAAATAAAGTGTTTATATAA
- a CDS encoding ZIP family metal transporter — protein sequence MMNWLMTQNVVFLALLAGLFTWGCTILGSAVVFFFTKVSRKLLDIMMGFAAGVMIAASFWSLLDPALSYAKADYGNFAWVPAAVGFLLGGFSLRLIDALVPHLHLGLDVSEAEGIQPKKKLSKTALLFLAITIHNFPEGLAVGVTFGALASGNMTSAALIGALGLAIGIGLQNIPEGAALSIPIRADGSSRFRAFFLGAMSAIVEPIGAVLGAALVIIMLQIIPYALAYAAGAMMFVVVEELIPESQTNGNTDVATLGLMVGFVIMMVMDVALG from the coding sequence ATGATGAATTGGCTAATGACACAAAATGTTGTCTTTTTAGCCTTGTTGGCAGGCCTTTTTACTTGGGGATGTACCATTCTTGGATCTGCCGTTGTTTTTTTCTTTACTAAAGTTAGCCGAAAATTGCTAGATATTATGATGGGATTTGCTGCCGGAGTAATGATTGCAGCGTCCTTTTGGTCTTTGCTTGACCCAGCACTTTCTTATGCTAAGGCTGATTATGGTAATTTTGCTTGGGTACCCGCAGCAGTTGGATTTTTACTCGGTGGCTTTAGTCTCCGATTGATTGACGCCCTTGTTCCTCACTTGCACTTAGGGTTAGATGTTTCTGAAGCAGAAGGGATTCAACCAAAGAAAAAACTCTCAAAAACAGCTTTGCTATTTTTGGCTATTACCATTCATAATTTCCCAGAAGGTTTAGCGGTTGGAGTGACTTTTGGGGCGCTTGCTTCTGGTAATATGACTAGTGCTGCGCTTATTGGTGCACTAGGACTTGCTATTGGGATTGGTTTACAAAATATTCCTGAAGGGGCTGCTTTGTCAATTCCGATTCGAGCTGATGGGAGTTCTCGTTTTCGAGCTTTCTTTCTTGGCGCAATGTCAGCCATTGTTGAACCAATTGGGGCTGTTTTAGGAGCAGCTCTAGTGATTATTATGCTACAAATCATACCGTATGCCCTAGCTTATGCAGCTGGTGCTATGATGTTTGTAGTTGTAGAAGAATTGATTCCTGAATCACAGACAAATGGAAATACTGACGTGGCCACTCTTGGATTAATGGTTGGTTTTGTTATCATGATGGTAATGGATGTAGCGCTGGGCTAA
- a CDS encoding inositol monophosphatase family protein: MENKFQFAKDIIRDAGDFIKSNMVKDLEIEEKTRFDDLVTNLDKATQELLITKIKQAYPSDHILAEENGVHHDIADGNVWVLDPIDGTVNFVAQGTHFAVMIAYYENGVGQFGLIYDVMDDTLYSGGGQFDVYMNDQKLPPFQDRPMNRFLVGCNANMFAYNYHGLHDMIEHTLGVRVYGGAGISMAAVMAGQLLAYFSYIQPWDYAAAKVMGEKLGYVLLTIDGEEPDFTHRQKVMFVPKAKLSTIQTYLSQT, from the coding sequence TTGGAAAATAAGTTTCAATTTGCTAAAGACATTATTCGTGACGCAGGTGACTTTATTAAGTCTAATATGGTCAAGGATCTTGAAATTGAAGAAAAGACACGTTTTGATGATTTGGTAACGAATCTAGATAAAGCAACTCAAGAATTACTAATCACCAAAATTAAGCAAGCTTATCCAAGTGACCATATCTTGGCGGAAGAAAATGGTGTACACCACGATATTGCCGATGGTAATGTCTGGGTACTTGACCCGATTGATGGTACTGTCAATTTTGTGGCGCAAGGTACGCATTTTGCTGTTATGATTGCTTATTATGAAAATGGAGTCGGTCAATTTGGTTTGATTTATGATGTGATGGATGATACCTTGTATAGTGGTGGAGGTCAATTTGATGTTTATATGAACGATCAAAAATTACCACCATTTCAAGATCGACCAATGAACCGATTCTTGGTAGGCTGCAATGCTAATATGTTTGCGTATAACTACCATGGACTCCATGATATGATTGAGCATACTTTAGGGGTTCGTGTTTATGGTGGTGCTGGAATTAGTATGGCAGCAGTTATGGCTGGACAATTATTGGCTTACTTTTCTTACATTCAGCCTTGGGACTATGCAGCCGCTAAGGTGATGGGAGAAAAACTTGGTTATGTCTTATTGACTATTGATGGTGAAGAACCAGATTTCACACATCGTCAAAAAGTCATGTTTGTTCCGAAAGCAAAATTATCAACGATACAAACTTATTTATCTCAAACCTAG
- a CDS encoding DUF438 domain-containing protein: protein MTENRIEVLKDILLRLHHGADADSVQEDFNQTFKGVSALEISMMEHELMGDETGITFEDVMGLCNVHANLFKGAVSDVDVPDAEQEGHPVYVFKQENLALRSAMLRIRRIIENYEKPENADFRDDLLRGLKFQMGLLGQFDNHYKRKEELFFPLMEQHGHDAPPRVMWGVDDDIRELFKKAQASVGKLPEISIAEVSQAFETFAHEFEEMIFKEEAILLMILLEALTQDDWLAIADESDAYGYAIIKPTAKWQPKRESFDSEKPESASVTVNSDDFCQTNAESNDSQLTKVIDTPEGQFTISFTPKKEKPAVDRTTAQPFGNGYLSVEQANLILNHLPLEISFVNKDDIFQYFNDNTVPEKMVFKRTPSQIGRNVELCHPPKVLDKVKKVFKLLRSGERDKVVMWFKSEKMGKFIHVTYAAVRDENDEFQGVLEYVQDIQEFLDIDSDVKRDI, encoded by the coding sequence ATGACTGAAAATCGTATTGAAGTACTAAAAGATATTTTGTTGCGTTTGCATCACGGTGCGGATGCTGATTCTGTTCAGGAAGATTTCAATCAAACCTTTAAAGGTGTTTCCGCGCTTGAGATTTCAATGATGGAGCATGAGTTAATGGGAGATGAGACTGGCATTACCTTTGAGGATGTTATGGGCTTGTGTAATGTCCACGCTAACCTTTTTAAAGGAGCTGTGTCAGATGTTGATGTCCCAGATGCGGAACAAGAAGGGCATCCTGTTTATGTATTTAAGCAAGAAAATCTAGCTTTACGCTCAGCTATGTTGCGCATTCGCCGTATTATTGAAAACTATGAGAAACCTGAAAATGCAGACTTTCGTGATGATTTGTTACGTGGTTTGAAATTTCAAATGGGACTGCTAGGACAATTTGATAATCATTACAAGCGTAAAGAAGAGCTCTTTTTTCCATTGATGGAACAGCATGGTCATGATGCTCCGCCACGCGTCATGTGGGGTGTGGATGATGATATTCGTGAGCTCTTTAAAAAAGCACAAGCATCAGTGGGTAAATTACCAGAAATATCAATCGCTGAAGTGTCACAAGCCTTTGAAACTTTTGCTCATGAATTTGAAGAAATGATTTTCAAGGAAGAAGCCATTTTGTTGATGATTCTTCTTGAAGCTCTTACCCAAGATGATTGGTTAGCCATTGCTGATGAAAGTGACGCGTATGGTTATGCCATTATTAAACCAACAGCTAAATGGCAACCAAAACGTGAGTCATTTGACAGTGAGAAACCAGAATCTGCTTCTGTAACAGTTAATTCTGATGATTTTTGTCAGACTAATGCTGAATCAAATGATAGTCAATTGACGAAAGTTATCGATACGCCAGAGGGACAGTTCACCATTAGCTTTACACCTAAAAAAGAAAAGCCAGCTGTTGATCGCACAACTGCTCAGCCATTTGGTAACGGGTATTTGTCAGTAGAACAAGCCAACCTGATTTTAAATCATCTCCCTTTGGAAATAAGCTTTGTTAATAAAGACGATATTTTCCAATACTTTAATGACAATACTGTTCCAGAAAAAATGGTGTTTAAACGTACACCGAGTCAGATTGGACGTAACGTTGAACTTTGTCACCCACCAAAAGTGTTAGATAAAGTCAAAAAAGTCTTTAAATTACTTCGCTCTGGCGAACGCGATAAAGTTGTCATGTGGTTTAAATCTGAAAAAATGGGAAAATTCATCCATGTCACTTATGCAGCCGTTCGTGATGAAAATGATGAATTCCAAGGTGTCTTAGAATACGTACAAGACATTCAAGAATTTTTAGACATTGACAGTGATGTCAAACGCGACATTTAA
- a CDS encoding DUF2130 domain-containing protein has protein sequence MNNIKCPHCGTVFTINETEYSQLLAQVRSSEFDKEIHERLEKEKALLEEKSKNDLQVQASAKDKEIADLTTQLEQLKQSLELDNQRQLAKKDQEILELKSSLENFQSNKDLELTKALTEKDKEVAELKNQLERLSLENKTSLVEAVASVEKERDDVKSKLALQEKEAELSLASVKRDYEAQLKAANEQVEFYKNFKAQQSTKAIGESLEVYAETEFNKVRAYAFPNATFGKDNEVSSRGSKGDFIYRETDENGIEILSIMFEMKNEADETKTRHKNKDFYKELDRDRREKNCEYAVLVTMLEADNDYFNTGIVDVSHEYEKMYVVRPQLFIQLIGILRNAALNSLKYKQELALVREQNIDITHFEDDLETFKNAFAKNYNSASNNFKKAIDEIDKSIRRMEEVKRFLTTSENQLRLANNKLDDVSVKKLTRKNPTMRAKFEALKD, from the coding sequence ATGAATAACATTAAGTGTCCCCATTGTGGAACAGTCTTTACCATTAATGAAACAGAATACAGTCAATTGCTAGCTCAAGTCAGAAGTAGCGAATTCGACAAAGAAATTCATGAGCGTTTAGAAAAAGAAAAGGCACTTTTAGAAGAAAAATCAAAAAATGATTTGCAAGTTCAAGCTAGTGCTAAAGATAAAGAAATTGCAGATTTGACTACGCAATTAGAGCAGCTAAAACAAAGTTTAGAGCTTGACAATCAACGCCAACTAGCTAAGAAAGACCAAGAAATTCTCGAGTTAAAATCTAGCTTGGAAAATTTCCAATCAAATAAAGATTTGGAACTAACAAAAGCTTTAACGGAAAAAGATAAAGAAGTAGCTGAGCTTAAAAATCAACTCGAACGTTTATCACTTGAAAATAAAACAAGTCTGGTAGAAGCAGTTGCTAGCGTTGAAAAAGAACGTGATGATGTTAAGTCAAAATTAGCTCTCCAAGAAAAAGAAGCTGAATTATCTCTTGCATCTGTTAAAAGAGATTACGAAGCTCAATTGAAAGCTGCCAATGAACAAGTTGAATTCTACAAAAACTTTAAAGCTCAGCAATCAACTAAGGCAATCGGTGAAAGCTTAGAAGTATATGCCGAGACAGAATTTAATAAAGTGCGTGCCTATGCTTTCCCAAATGCAACCTTCGGCAAAGATAATGAAGTATCAAGCCGTGGCTCAAAAGGAGACTTCATTTATCGTGAAACTGATGAAAATGGTATTGAAATACTATCTATCATGTTTGAGATGAAAAATGAAGCTGATGAGACAAAAACCAGACACAAAAACAAAGATTTTTACAAAGAATTAGATAGAGACCGTCGCGAAAAGAATTGTGAGTATGCGGTTTTAGTTACCATGTTAGAAGCTGACAATGATTACTTTAACACAGGAATTGTCGATGTTAGCCATGAATATGAAAAGATGTACGTGGTTCGTCCGCAATTATTCATCCAATTGATTGGTATTTTGCGAAATGCTGCGCTTAATTCTCTTAAGTACAAACAAGAATTAGCCTTGGTTCGTGAACAAAATATTGACATTACGCATTTTGAAGATGACCTTGAAACCTTTAAAAATGCCTTTGCGAAAAACTACAATTCGGCAAGTAATAACTTCAAAAAAGCCATTGATGAAATTGATAAATCAATCCGTCGTATGGAAGAAGTAAAACGATTTTTAACGACAAGCGAAAACCAACTTCGACTTGCTAACAATAAACTTGACGACGTTTCAGTCAAAAAATTAACCCGAAAAAATCCAACAATGCGAGCAAAATTTGAAGCCTTGAAAGATTAA
- a CDS encoding UPF0223 family protein → MKNYSYPLDLSWSTEEIASVLHFLNQVEAAYEKKVAVSDLLDSYATFKTIVKSKAQEKQIDREFQQSSGYSTYQAVKAAKAKEKGYISLGK, encoded by the coding sequence ATGAAAAATTACAGCTATCCACTTGATTTGTCTTGGAGCACTGAAGAGATAGCATCAGTGCTTCATTTTTTGAATCAGGTTGAGGCCGCATATGAAAAGAAAGTTGCTGTTAGCGATTTATTAGACAGCTACGCAACCTTTAAGACAATTGTGAAAAGTAAAGCACAGGAAAAACAAATTGATCGCGAATTTCAACAAAGCAGTGGCTATTCAACTTATCAAGCCGTAAAAGCTGCTAAAGCAAAGGAGAAAGGATACATTTCCCTTGGAAAATAA
- a CDS encoding Spx/MgsR family RNA polymerase-binding regulatory protein, whose product MITLFLSPSCTSCRKARAWLNEHDVKFQEHNIITSPLSRDELMAILAFTENGTEDIISTRSKVFQKLDIDLDELSVSELIDLIAKNPGLLRRPIILDNKRMQIGFNEDEIRAFLPRDYRKQELRDATIKAEIEG is encoded by the coding sequence ATGATTACTTTATTTTTGTCACCAAGTTGTACAAGCTGCCGAAAAGCACGAGCTTGGCTTAATGAACACGATGTTAAATTTCAAGAACACAATATCATTACCAGTCCTCTTAGTCGCGATGAATTAATGGCTATCTTGGCCTTCACAGAAAATGGAACAGAAGATATTATCTCAACTCGTTCAAAAGTTTTCCAAAAGTTAGATATTGATCTTGACGAGTTATCTGTTTCAGAATTGATTGATTTAATTGCGAAGAATCCTGGTTTGCTTCGTCGTCCAATCATTTTGGATAACAAACGCATGCAAATTGGGTTTAATGAAGATGAAATTCGTGCATTTTTACCACGTGATTATCGTAAACAAGAATTGCGTGACGCAACGATAAAAGCAGAAATTGAAGGATAG
- a CDS encoding DUF1858 domain-containing protein encodes MNNIIDLTKPVAEVVKEHPEIKAILVDLGFKPLAQVTMLNTVGKVTSLKAGAKLANVSLDKIQKVLEFNGYEVIGGNND; translated from the coding sequence ATGAACAATATTATAGATTTAACCAAACCAGTAGCTGAGGTTGTAAAAGAACATCCTGAGATTAAAGCTATTTTGGTTGATTTAGGTTTTAAACCTTTAGCACAAGTAACTATGCTAAATACCGTTGGCAAAGTGACTTCTCTGAAAGCAGGAGCAAAACTGGCTAATGTCTCACTTGATAAAATTCAAAAAGTACTTGAATTTAACGGTTATGAAGTGATTGGAGGCAACAATGACTGA
- a CDS encoding restriction endonuclease subunit S, whose amino-acid sequence MSELIEKYEANPIAKVSLSDVTEHFKGKAVSKLGDTGNVSVVNLSDMTETDIDYDHLKKIDAEQDSVSRYLLEDGDVLIASKGTVKKVAVFHEQDRAIIASANITVLRPTADISGTYIKLFLESELGQELLETTNTGKNVMNLNTKKIVSIQIPKLQPLKQAFLIQRYEQGLKDYKRKITRANQEWQHIRDDVAKNLF is encoded by the coding sequence ATGAGTGAATTGATTGAGAAATATGAAGCAAATCCGATTGCCAAAGTTTCTTTAAGTGACGTGACAGAGCATTTTAAAGGAAAGGCTGTTTCAAAATTAGGAGATACAGGAAATGTATCGGTTGTTAACTTAAGTGATATGACTGAGACTGATATTGATTACGACCATTTGAAAAAGATTGATGCAGAACAAGACAGTGTCTCACGTTACCTTTTAGAAGATGGAGATGTTTTAATTGCCTCAAAAGGAACAGTTAAAAAAGTCGCTGTTTTTCATGAGCAAGATAGGGCAATCATTGCCTCTGCTAACATTACTGTTTTAAGACCGACTGCTGACATTTCAGGGACATATATCAAATTATTCTTAGAATCTGAATTAGGTCAAGAACTTCTTGAGACAACTAATACCGGAAAAAATGTGATGAATTTGAATACGAAAAAGATTGTTAGTATTCAAATACCAAAACTTCAGCCACTCAAACAAGCTTTTCTCATTCAACGATATGAACAAGGTTTGAAAGATTACAAGCGAAAAATTACTAGAGCAAACCAAGAATGGCAACATATTCGTGATGATGTTGCTAAGAACCTATTCTAG
- a CDS encoding bifunctional riboflavin kinase/FAD synthetase codes for MNIQQIKDARDIKRTRDSVLVLGYFDGLHKGHKALFDQAREIAKRNQLDLTVLTFNESPRLALARFTPELLLNLTAPEKRYEKFAEYGVDDLYLVDFTSAFSKVSSEEFLRTYIKALRARTIVVGFDYKFGHDRKDAAHLSEIFDGDVIVVPEVQDNREKISSSRIRQEILSGNVSEVNRLLGYEFSTKGIVVHGDARGRTIGFPTANLAVLDRVYLPGDGVYVTDIIVSGKRYRSMTSIGKNVTFGGQDLRLEANIFDFENDIYGETVEIIWLDKIRGMIKFAGADELVEQLKSDKKFAQNWGKNRKLF; via the coding sequence ATGAATATTCAACAAATAAAAGATGCTCGAGATATCAAACGTACTCGAGATAGTGTTTTAGTATTGGGATACTTTGATGGTCTTCACAAAGGCCACAAAGCTTTGTTTGATCAAGCGAGAGAAATTGCCAAACGCAATCAGCTAGACTTAACTGTTTTGACTTTTAATGAATCACCACGTCTAGCTCTTGCTCGTTTTACACCAGAATTATTATTGAATTTAACGGCGCCAGAAAAGCGTTACGAAAAATTTGCTGAGTATGGCGTTGATGACCTTTACTTAGTTGATTTTACATCAGCATTTTCAAAAGTGTCGTCAGAAGAATTTTTGAGGACTTATATCAAAGCTTTGCGAGCAAGAACTATTGTCGTTGGTTTTGATTATAAGTTTGGACACGATAGAAAAGACGCAGCTCATTTATCAGAAATTTTTGATGGTGATGTTATTGTAGTTCCTGAAGTTCAGGATAATAGAGAGAAGATTAGCTCTTCACGTATTCGTCAAGAGATTCTATCAGGGAATGTTTCTGAGGTAAATCGTCTTCTGGGCTATGAATTTTCAACTAAAGGGATTGTTGTTCATGGTGATGCTAGAGGTCGCACGATAGGATTCCCGACAGCAAATCTTGCCGTTTTAGACCGTGTTTATCTTCCAGGTGATGGTGTTTACGTGACAGATATTATTGTTTCGGGAAAACGCTACCGCTCAATGACAAGTATCGGAAAAAATGTGACTTTTGGTGGCCAAGATTTGCGACTGGAAGCAAATATTTTCGATTTTGAAAACGATATCTATGGCGAAACGGTCGAAATTATCTGGTTAGATAAAATTCGAGGCATGATTAAGTTCGCTGGAGCCGATGAATTAGTTGAACAGCTAAAATCTGATAAAAAATTTGCTCAAAATTGGGGAAAAAATAGAAAACTTTTTTAA
- a CDS encoding FtsX-like permease family protein encodes MSKKTYWKDIRKSIGSSKGRFLSIMLLMMLGAFAFVALKVTGPDMQRTASAYLKKQNTMDLSVIASYGFSDDDQKELATIKDSEVDYGYLTDVTIKNTDDAIRVFSNSKRISKYELVSGVYPKAADEIALASTMQKKYHLGDNITFTQSDEQGILKKTTFKVVGFVNSSEILSKSSLGTSSAGNGVLKYYAVVPESAFDSDFYTIARIRYDDLKKLNPFSETYKEKLAKKESALEDLLSDNPSQRLAQLKSETQTSLDANQAKVDAAKSQLEAQKAMLTQLPNEQQLAAQESINQAQAQITESEKQLSDAKTKLDSMKEPTYTSYTRSTLPGGGGYQTYISSTSSIGSIGNVFPVVLYVVAALVTFTTMTRFVDEERTNSGVLKALGYSNSDVIKKFVIYGFVASMTGTILGIFAGHYILSRVIAEIVTGDTTLGSTTYYFYWSYTLIAIVFALVSAVLPAFIIARKELSEKPSQLLLPKPPVKGSKIFLERIGFIWRRLSFTHKVTARNIFRYKQRMLMTIFGVAGSVALLFAGLGIQSSLGKIIDNQFSRLMPYDMIVVTSDDSSSQKELTSVLDSKKVSKYQSIYLSHVTESISGLTDKQDISILVSQGKSFGDFIHLKDAKTAQDLTLTDDGVVLSEKLADLYHIKAGDSFDFKDQNGNKHSLKVSAIAEMNVGHYLFMSQKAYEKLFDEEVKDNAYLVTLKNHSSKNIEDMSTRLLAMDSVSAVSQNASLIKNVNSVVVSLNGAMTILIIISILLAVVILYNLTNINVAERIRELSTIKVLGFYDNEVTMYIYRETISLSLIGIVVGLIGGKYLHQLIMNMIGSDSIKFGTEVGLSIYIIPIIVVIGILFLLGWLVNHILKTVDMLEALKSVD; translated from the coding sequence TTGATGATGCTTGGAGCTTTTGCCTTTGTCGCCTTGAAAGTAACAGGACCTGACATGCAAAGGACAGCAAGTGCTTATCTTAAAAAGCAAAATACCATGGACTTGTCAGTTATTGCAAGCTATGGTTTTAGTGATGATGATCAAAAAGAGCTAGCAACGATCAAAGACAGCGAAGTTGATTATGGCTATCTGACGGATGTGACAATTAAAAATACCGATGATGCTATTCGTGTGTTTTCAAACAGCAAGCGTATTTCAAAATATGAGTTAGTTTCAGGTGTTTATCCCAAAGCTGCTGATGAAATTGCTTTAGCTTCAACCATGCAAAAGAAATACCACCTTGGTGATAATATCACCTTTACGCAGTCTGACGAACAAGGCATTTTGAAAAAAACAACATTCAAAGTTGTTGGCTTTGTCAATTCCTCAGAGATTCTTTCAAAATCTAGCCTTGGAACATCAAGTGCTGGAAACGGAGTATTGAAATACTATGCCGTCGTTCCAGAATCAGCCTTTGACAGTGATTTTTACACGATTGCTAGAATTCGTTATGATGATTTAAAAAAACTAAATCCATTTTCTGAAACATATAAGGAAAAATTAGCTAAAAAAGAAAGTGCGCTAGAGGATTTGCTTTCTGATAATCCTAGCCAGCGTTTAGCACAATTAAAATCAGAAACGCAAACTTCACTTGATGCTAATCAAGCAAAGGTCGATGCAGCTAAATCTCAACTGGAAGCCCAAAAAGCAATGCTCACTCAATTACCAAATGAGCAGCAATTAGCAGCACAAGAATCAATCAATCAAGCCCAAGCTCAAATTACTGAGAGTGAAAAGCAGCTTAGTGACGCTAAAACGAAGCTTGATTCTATGAAAGAGCCAACATATACATCGTATACTCGCTCAACCTTGCCAGGTGGTGGAGGTTATCAAACCTACATTTCAAGTACCTCAAGTATTGGCAGCATTGGCAATGTCTTTCCTGTTGTATTATATGTTGTTGCTGCTTTAGTGACTTTCACAACAATGACGCGATTTGTAGATGAAGAGCGTACTAATTCAGGAGTGTTAAAAGCTCTTGGTTACAGCAATAGCGACGTTATTAAGAAATTTGTTATCTATGGTTTTGTTGCTAGCATGACAGGAACCATCTTGGGAATTTTTGCGGGGCATTACATTTTGTCACGAGTCATTGCTGAGATTGTTACAGGTGATACAACTTTAGGAAGTACGACTTATTATTTCTATTGGTCGTATACTTTGATTGCAATCGTATTTGCTCTTGTTAGTGCGGTCTTGCCAGCCTTTATTATTGCTAGAAAAGAGCTTAGTGAGAAACCTTCTCAGCTTTTGTTGCCAAAACCACCAGTCAAAGGTTCAAAAATTTTCTTAGAACGTATCGGTTTCATTTGGCGCCGTTTGTCATTTACACATAAAGTTACTGCCCGAAATATTTTCCGATACAAGCAGCGCATGCTGATGACCATATTTGGTGTTGCCGGTTCGGTTGCCCTTTTATTTGCTGGACTAGGAATTCAATCGTCATTAGGAAAAATCATTGATAATCAATTTTCACGTTTGATGCCTTATGACATGATTGTGGTCACTAGTGATGATAGCAGTAGCCAAAAAGAGTTGACGTCTGTTTTAGATTCTAAAAAAGTATCCAAATACCAAAGCATATATTTATCACATGTCACAGAAAGTATTTCTGGATTGACAGATAAGCAAGACATTTCAATTTTGGTTAGTCAAGGTAAAAGTTTTGGTGACTTTATTCATTTGAAAGATGCTAAAACAGCACAAGACTTGACCTTAACAGATGATGGTGTTGTCCTATCAGAAAAATTAGCTGACTTATATCACATAAAAGCTGGTGATTCATTTGATTTTAAAGATCAAAATGGGAATAAGCATTCTCTTAAAGTCTCTGCAATTGCTGAAATGAATGTTGGTCATTATCTTTTTATGTCACAAAAAGCTTATGAAAAACTCTTCGATGAAGAGGTTAAAGATAATGCTTACCTTGTCACACTTAAAAATCATTCTAGTAAGAATATCGAAGATATGTCTACAAGATTATTAGCCATGGATAGTGTATCAGCTGTTAGCCAAAATGCTTCACTGATTAAGAATGTTAACTCAGTCGTTGTCTCTCTTAATGGCGCAATGACGATTCTAATCATCATATCCATTTTACTTGCAGTGGTTATTCTCTACAACTTAACCAATATTAATGTGGCTGAACGTATTCGAGAATTATCAACGATTAAGGTTCTTGGATTTTATGATAATGAAGTGACCATGTACATTTATCGAGAAACGATTAGTTTGTCATTGATTGGTATTGTAGTAGGATTGATTGGCGGAAAATACTTACATCAACTGATTATGAATATGATTGGTTCAGATTCAATTAAGTTTGGGACTGAAGTTGGCTTATCAATCTACATCATTCCAATTATCGTTGTTATTGGAATACTATTCTTGTTAGGTTGGCTTGTTAACCATATCCTAAAAACAGTTGATATGCTAGAAGCTTTGAAATCAGTTGATTGA